The Kineothrix sp. MB12-C1 genome includes a window with the following:
- a CDS encoding RES domain-containing protein, with the protein MEKNAGHILMAKLTNIQYEDSVKNGRSYETIKDMNRSIFSCMHTVNLESQLFYRARIINIKEDVNTGKGIAMINNKLSGGFDDVNSWMPKKEKCKAGRLNKDHEQVLYVAEDINTTLGEVKPEREDNVSVAIYKVISPINILDFSAYSRSDLDNAFTEKQKKDFAERFSCDIRERFSAIQEYLTIPRHANNDYLLSNSISETLKEYPINGIRYLSFYTKKCNVALWNVQHSNFIFGGSKIYNASDRIIVNTVK; encoded by the coding sequence TGGAAGATCATACGAAACTATTAAAGATATGAATAGAAGTATATTTTCATGTATGCATACTGTTAATTTAGAATCTCAATTATTCTATAGAGCGAGGATAATTAACATTAAAGAAGATGTCAATACTGGCAAGGGAATCGCGATGATAAACAATAAATTATCAGGTGGCTTCGATGATGTCAATTCATGGATGCCCAAAAAAGAAAAGTGCAAAGCGGGAAGATTAAATAAAGACCATGAGCAAGTTCTTTATGTTGCAGAGGATATCAATACTACGTTAGGTGAAGTAAAACCTGAACGAGAAGATAATGTCTCTGTAGCCATATATAAGGTTATAAGCCCGATTAATATACTTGATTTTTCAGCATATAGCAGAAGTGACTTAGACAATGCGTTTACAGAAAAACAAAAAAAAGATTTTGCAGAAAGATTTAGCTGCGACATTAGAGAAAGATTTAGTGCTATACAGGAATATTTGACGATACCTAGACATGCGAATAATGATTATTTGTTGTCAAATAGTATATCCGAGACACTCAAAGAATACCCAATAAATGGAATCCGGTATTTGTCCTTTTATACTAAAAAATGTAATGTAGCATTATGGAACGTTCAACATTCTAATTTTATATTTGGTGGTAGTAAAATATATAATGCTAGCGATAGAATTATTGTTAATACAGTGAAATAA
- a CDS encoding Rha family transcriptional regulator: MRESSGNYFRFRSPQNWGHLFKETEYVNNQNKQTYTEFLINRDGFSLLAMGFTGKNALEWKSD; encoded by the coding sequence GTGAGAGAATCAAGTGGTAATTATTTCCGATTTAGGTCTCCCCAAAATTGGGGACACCTATTTAAAGAGACTGAATACGTTAATAATCAAAACAAACAAACGTACACAGAATTTTTAATAAATAGAGATGGATTTTCATTGTTAGCAATGGGATTTACTGGCAAGAATGCATTAGAATGGAAGTCAGATTAA